In Candidatus Manganitrophus morganii, the genomic window CTCAAGAAAACCCTTATTCCCTTTGACCTGAACGACCGGAAGATCATCCTGGTCGACGATGTCCTCTTTACCGGGAGAACCATTCGCGCGGCGATGGACGGCCTGATGGACCTGGGACGGCCGAAGCAGATTCAATTGGCGGTTTTGATCGATCGAGGCCATCGCGAGCTGCCGATCCGCGCCGATTATGTCGGGAAAAACCTCCCGACCGCCACCGACGAAAAAGTTGAAGTGCTCCTTGAAGAAGCGGGGGAAGAAGATCGGATCGTTTTGAGAAAA contains:
- the pyrR gene encoding bifunctional pyr operon transcriptional regulator/uracil phosphoribosyltransferase PyrR, with product MERVILNSVEIYRALTRIAHEILERNKGSKELALIGIRTGGVYLSQRLGKKIQEIEGESVPIGELDITLYRDDLAHRKESPVLKKTLIPFDLNDRKIILVDDVLFTGRTIRAAMDGLMDLGRPKQIQLAVLIDRGHRELPIRADYVGKNLPTATDEKVEVLLEEAGEEDRIVLRKGTEK